A DNA window from Brenneria izadpanahii contains the following coding sequences:
- the bcsQ gene encoding cellulose biosynthesis protein BcsQ, protein MPLVCVCSPKGGVGKTTVVANLAWTLASSGLKVLAVDFDVQNALRLHFGVPMSDGRGYVAQATSASDWGQFILKAHSNLFILPYGETTQEQRGAFDQAIGSDEHFIQRGLNSVLNYPDMVVIADFPPGPAPALKAIRELADMHIVVMLADTASLSLLPQMENHKFLGSPLNSQGREYYIVNQSDMRRPLNRDVTLFFEQRLGDKLLGTIHRDECVPEANASQQSIHQFSPVSAAAFDIDLISKKVAAILDVNVGGGEFYSAPKHSLY, encoded by the coding sequence ATGCCGTTAGTTTGTGTGTGCTCTCCCAAAGGGGGCGTAGGGAAAACCACTGTTGTAGCCAATCTGGCATGGACGCTGGCCAGTAGCGGGCTTAAAGTGCTGGCTGTCGATTTCGACGTACAGAACGCCTTGCGCTTGCATTTCGGCGTGCCGATGTCGGATGGGCGCGGCTATGTGGCGCAGGCCACCTCCGCTTCCGACTGGGGGCAGTTTATCCTTAAGGCGCACTCCAACTTATTCATTTTGCCTTACGGAGAAACCACGCAGGAACAGCGGGGGGCTTTCGATCAGGCGATCGGCAGCGACGAACATTTTATCCAGCGCGGTTTAAACAGCGTGCTGAACTATCCCGATATGGTGGTGATCGCCGATTTTCCTCCCGGCCCGGCGCCGGCGCTGAAAGCGATCCGCGAGCTGGCCGATATGCACATCGTGGTTATGCTGGCGGATACCGCCTCGCTCTCTTTGCTGCCGCAGATGGAAAACCATAAGTTTCTCGGCTCGCCCCTCAATAGCCAGGGCCGGGAATATTACATCGTAAACCAGAGCGATATGCGTCGCCCGCTCAACCGCGACGTCACCCTGTTTTTCGAACAGCGGCTGGGCGACAAACTGCTTGGCACCATCCACCGCGATGAGTGCGTACCGGAAGCCAATGCGTCACAGCAGTCCATTCACCAATTTAGTCCCGTGTCCGCCGCCGCCTTTGATATTGATCTGATTAGCAAAAAAGTCGCGGCCATCCTGGACGTTAATGTAGGTGGTGGGGAATTTTATTCTGCGCCGAAACACAGCCTTTATTAA
- a CDS encoding cellulose biosynthesis protein BcsO — MNKYDDIKHFKEKLNLEQIDYKDTSENDVYIPSQEWSILRQVAGENGSDADNAAPLGKGGLAARPVPVNKEEFRSASLLQAVGQQLSAGQESTVQPAVAIERSPVPAAPRQPEPAAADAALNVDDKPRFRNLFRQKSAAVDENDKRRNTPLKPLLETIALCR; from the coding sequence ATGAATAAATATGACGATATTAAGCATTTCAAAGAAAAGCTGAATCTGGAACAGATTGATTATAAAGATACATCGGAAAACGATGTCTATATACCATCGCAAGAGTGGTCGATTTTAAGGCAGGTCGCCGGCGAGAATGGCTCCGACGCCGATAATGCGGCGCCCCTGGGAAAAGGGGGACTGGCGGCCAGGCCGGTTCCGGTGAACAAGGAGGAGTTTCGCTCCGCATCCCTGCTACAGGCGGTCGGTCAGCAACTGTCGGCCGGTCAGGAATCAACCGTTCAGCCAGCCGTTGCCATCGAACGATCGCCGGTTCCGGCGGCTCCGCGCCAGCCCGAGCCGGCCGCCGCCGATGCCGCCCTTAACGTCGATGATAAGCCGCGCTTTCGTAATCTATTCAGGCAAAAAAGCGCTGCTGTAGATGAGAACGACAAGCGCCGAAATACGCCGCTGAAACCACTGTTAGAGACCATTGCCTTATGCCGTTAG
- the hemH gene encoding ferrochelatase, which yields MTQEKYGVLMVNLGTPDAPTPRAVKRYLTEFLSDRRVVDTSRLLWWPLLRGVILPRRAPRVAKLYQSIWMDGGSPLLVISRRQQQALAHRLPGIPVELGMSYGSPSLASALDKLLAQGVTSLVVLPMYPQYSCSTTASVWDGLAKALSKYRQLPEIRFIRDYAEHPAYIAALKSQVEQSFAAHGEPDRLVLSFHGIPVRYASEGDDYPQRCMATARALIAALGLPKEKVLVTFQSRFGREPWLTPYTDETLQALPGQGVKHIQIMCPGFAADCLETLEEIQEQNKEIFLHAGGTAYTYIPALNDNPSHIDLLEQLVAKAE from the coding sequence ATGACGCAAGAGAAGTATGGCGTGCTGATGGTGAATTTAGGTACGCCCGACGCACCAACCCCGCGAGCGGTGAAACGCTATCTGACGGAGTTTCTGAGCGACCGGCGTGTGGTCGATACCTCTCGCTTGCTATGGTGGCCGCTGTTGCGGGGCGTTATCCTTCCTCGTCGCGCGCCGCGAGTGGCGAAGCTTTATCAGTCGATCTGGATGGACGGCGGCTCGCCGTTGCTGGTGATTAGCCGCCGGCAGCAACAGGCGTTGGCGCATCGTCTGCCGGGCATTCCGGTTGAACTGGGGATGAGCTATGGTTCTCCCAGCCTGGCTTCGGCGCTGGATAAACTGTTGGCCCAGGGGGTGACATCGTTGGTGGTGTTGCCGATGTATCCGCAGTATTCCTGTTCGACGACGGCATCCGTCTGGGATGGGCTGGCCAAGGCGCTGAGCAAGTACCGCCAGTTGCCTGAAATCCGCTTTATCCGTGATTATGCCGAACATCCGGCCTATATCGCGGCGCTGAAATCCCAGGTTGAGCAGTCATTCGCCGCGCACGGCGAGCCGGATCGCCTGGTGCTCTCTTTTCACGGCATTCCGGTGCGTTACGCCAGCGAAGGGGATGATTATCCGCAGCGCTGTATGGCGACGGCAAGAGCGCTGATTGCCGCCTTGGGATTACCGAAAGAGAAAGTATTGGTGACTTTCCAGTCGCGTTTCGGACGTGAGCCTTGGCTGACGCCCTATACGGATGAAACGTTGCAAGCGCTGCCGGGGCAGGGGGTGAAGCATATCCAGATCATGTGTCCCGGTTTTGCCGCGGATTGTCTGGAAACGCTGGAGGAAATTCAGGAGCAAAATAAAGAGATCTTTCTACACGCGGGAGGAACGGCATATACCTATATTCCGGCGTTAAATGATAACCCTTCGCATATTGACCTGCTGGAACAATTAGTCGCCAAGGCGGAATAA
- the adk gene encoding adenylate kinase — protein sequence MRIILLGAPGAGKGTQAQFIMEKYGIPQISTGDMLRAAVKAGTELGKQAKEIMDAGKLVTDELVIALVKERIAQDDCRNGFLLDGFPRTIPQADAMKEAGISVDYVIEFAVPDDLIVDRIVGRRVHPASGRVYHVKFNPPQVEGKDDVTGEDLVTRKDDQEETVRKRLVEYHQQTAPLVAYYQKEAEAGNTRYFRVEGTRKVAEVRAELESILG from the coding sequence ATGCGTATTATTCTGCTGGGCGCTCCGGGCGCAGGCAAGGGGACTCAAGCTCAATTCATCATGGAAAAATATGGTATCCCGCAGATTTCTACGGGTGACATGCTGCGTGCAGCGGTAAAAGCCGGAACTGAATTGGGAAAACAGGCTAAAGAAATCATGGATGCCGGCAAGCTGGTCACGGATGAACTGGTTATTGCCCTGGTAAAAGAGCGTATCGCCCAGGATGATTGCCGTAACGGTTTCCTGCTGGATGGCTTTCCGCGCACGATTCCCCAGGCTGACGCGATGAAAGAAGCCGGCATCAGCGTGGACTATGTTATCGAGTTTGCGGTTCCCGATGATCTGATCGTCGATCGCATCGTTGGGCGCCGTGTGCATCCGGCTTCCGGCCGCGTTTACCATGTGAAATTTAATCCGCCGCAGGTGGAGGGTAAAGACGATGTGACCGGTGAAGATCTGGTAACCCGTAAGGACGATCAGGAAGAGACCGTGCGTAAACGTCTGGTGGAATACCATCAGCAGACGGCTCCGCTGGTGGCTTACTATCAGAAGGAAGCCGAAGCCGGCAATACCCGCTACTTCAGAGTAGAAGGGACGCGCAAAGTCGCGGAAGTTCGTGCTGAACTGGAATCGATTCTGGGTTAA
- the htpG gene encoding molecular chaperone HtpG: MKGQETRGFQSEVKQLLHLMIHSLYSNKEIFLRELISNASDAADKLRFRALSAPELYAGDGELRVRVSADKEKRTLTISDNGIGMTRDEVIDNLGTIAKSGTKAFLESMGSDQVKDSQLIGQFGVGFYSAFIVADKVTVRTRAAGTEPDQGVFWESAGEGDYTVADITKEDRGTEITLHLREGEDEFLDDWRIRSIIGKYSDHIALPVEIETHHESEEEGGEATVSWEKINKAQALWTRSKSEVSDEEYTEFYKHIAHDFTDPLCWSHNRVEGKQEYTSLLYIPSQAPWDMWNRDHKHGLKLYVQRVFIMDDAEQFMPNYLRFVRGLIDSNDLPLNVSREILQDSRVTQSLRSALTKRVLQMLEKLAKDEPEKYQTFWQQFGLVLKEGPAEDSANREAIAKLLRFASTHNDSSAQTVSLEEYVGRMVEGQEKIYYITADSYAAAKSSPHLELFRKKGIEVLLLSDRIDEWMMSYLTEFDGKSFQSVSKADESLDKLVDEESDAQKEAEKALEPFVDRVKNLLGDRVKEVRLTHRLTDTPAIVTTDANEMSTQMAKLFAAAGQQAPEVKYIFELNPEHALVKRASDVSDDAQFAEWVELLLDQALLAERGTLDDPNQFIRRMNQLLSA, encoded by the coding sequence ATGAAAGGCCAAGAAACCCGCGGATTCCAGTCTGAAGTAAAGCAACTGCTGCATTTGATGATCCATTCACTGTATTCCAATAAAGAAATCTTTTTGCGTGAATTGATCTCCAATGCTTCCGATGCGGCAGATAAATTACGTTTTCGCGCGTTGTCCGCTCCCGAACTGTATGCCGGCGATGGCGAACTGCGCGTGCGAGTTTCCGCCGATAAAGAAAAACGTACTCTAACGATTTCCGACAACGGCATCGGTATGACTCGCGATGAGGTGATCGATAACCTCGGTACTATCGCCAAATCCGGGACGAAAGCCTTTCTGGAGTCGATGGGTTCCGATCAGGTAAAAGACAGCCAACTGATCGGCCAGTTCGGCGTAGGGTTCTACTCGGCGTTTATCGTCGCGGATAAAGTCACCGTGCGTACCCGCGCCGCGGGGACCGAACCCGATCAAGGGGTATTCTGGGAGTCGGCCGGCGAAGGCGATTACACCGTCGCGGATATCACCAAAGAAGATCGCGGTACTGAAATTACCCTGCACCTGCGTGAAGGCGAAGATGAGTTTCTTGATGACTGGCGGATACGCTCCATCATCGGTAAATACTCTGACCATATCGCCTTGCCGGTAGAAATTGAAACGCATCATGAAAGCGAAGAGGAAGGCGGCGAAGCCACGGTAAGCTGGGAGAAAATCAACAAGGCCCAGGCGCTATGGACGCGCAGCAAATCTGAAGTCAGCGATGAGGAATATACCGAATTCTATAAGCACATCGCCCATGACTTTACCGATCCTCTATGCTGGAGCCACAACCGGGTTGAAGGGAAACAGGAATATACCAGTCTGTTGTACATTCCTTCCCAGGCGCCGTGGGATATGTGGAACCGCGACCATAAACATGGCCTGAAGCTGTATGTACAGCGCGTATTCATCATGGACGACGCCGAACAGTTTATGCCGAACTACCTGCGCTTCGTGCGCGGCCTGATTGATTCCAACGATCTTCCGCTGAACGTCTCCCGTGAAATTCTGCAGGACAGCCGCGTGACTCAGAGTCTGCGTAGCGCGCTGACCAAACGCGTATTGCAGATGCTGGAAAAACTGGCGAAAGACGAGCCGGAAAAATATCAGACATTCTGGCAACAGTTCGGTCTGGTGCTGAAAGAGGGCCCGGCCGAAGATAGCGCCAACCGTGAAGCGATTGCCAAGCTGCTGCGTTTCGCCAGCACGCATAATGACAGCTCGGCGCAGACCGTATCGCTGGAAGAGTATGTCGGCCGCATGGTGGAAGGGCAGGAGAAAATCTATTACATCACCGCTGACAGCTATGCCGCCGCGAAAAGCAGCCCTCATCTGGAACTGTTCCGCAAGAAAGGCATTGAAGTGCTGCTGCTTTCCGATCGCATTGACGAATGGATGATGAGCTACCTGACGGAGTTTGACGGTAAGTCGTTCCAGTCCGTCAGCAAAGCGGATGAGTCGCTGGACAAACTGGTGGATGAAGAAAGCGATGCCCAGAAAGAAGCGGAAAAAGCGCTGGAGCCCTTTGTTGATCGCGTTAAAAACCTGCTGGGCGATCGGGTGAAGGAAGTGCGTCTGACGCACCGTTTGACCGATACGCCGGCGATTGTGACCACCGACGCCAATGAAATGAGCACCCAGATGGCGAAACTGTTTGCCGCGGCCGGACAGCAGGCGCCGGAAGTGAAGTATATTTTCGAACTGAACCCGGAACATGCGCTGGTTAAACGTGCGTCCGACGTGAGTGACGATGCGCAGTTCGCCGAGTGGGTTGAACTGCTGCTGGATCAGGCCTTACTGGCAGAGCGCGGCACGCTGGACGATCCCAACCAGTTTATCCGTCGCATGAATCAGTTATTGAGCGCCTGA
- the recR gene encoding recombination mediator RecR, whose amino-acid sequence MQTSPLLESLMEALRCLPGVGPKSAQRMVFHLLQRDRSGGMRLAQALTRAMSEIGHCADCRTFTEQDVCSICANPRRQQNGQICVVESPADIHAIEQTGQFAGRYFVLMGHLSPLDGIGPDDIGLGRLEDRLESESISEVILATNPTVEGEATANYIAELCAQHGVMASRIAHGVPVGGELEMVDGTTLSHSLAGRQPFKF is encoded by the coding sequence ATGCAAACCAGTCCGCTTCTTGAATCGCTGATGGAGGCGCTGCGCTGTTTGCCGGGCGTTGGGCCGAAATCAGCTCAGCGTATGGTTTTTCACCTGCTGCAGCGCGATCGCAGCGGGGGAATGCGTCTGGCGCAGGCGCTGACTCGCGCGATGTCTGAAATCGGTCACTGCGCTGATTGCCGCACCTTTACCGAACAGGACGTATGTTCGATTTGTGCGAATCCTCGGCGTCAGCAAAATGGCCAAATCTGTGTGGTGGAGAGTCCCGCGGATATCCACGCCATCGAGCAGACCGGGCAGTTCGCCGGGCGTTACTTCGTCCTGATGGGACACCTGTCGCCATTGGACGGCATCGGTCCGGATGATATCGGTCTGGGACGGCTGGAAGATCGTTTGGAAAGCGAATCCATCAGCGAAGTCATTCTGGCTACCAACCCGACGGTGGAAGGGGAGGCGACGGCCAACTACATTGCCGAACTGTGCGCGCAGCACGGCGTCATGGCCAGCCGGATTGCCCACGGCGTGCCTGTCGGCGGCGAGCTGGAAATGGTCGATGGCACGACGCTGTCCCATTCGCTGGCGGGGCGTCAGCCTTTCAAGTTTTAA
- a CDS encoding YbaB/EbfC family nucleoid-associated protein, producing MFGKGGLGNLMKQAQQMQEKMQQMQEEIANLEVTGESGAGLVKITINGAHNCRRVEIDPSLLEDDKDMLEDLIAAAFNDAARRIAETQKEKMASVSSGMQLPPGFKMPF from the coding sequence ATGTTTGGTAAAGGTGGATTAGGCAATCTGATGAAGCAAGCCCAGCAGATGCAGGAAAAAATGCAGCAGATGCAGGAAGAGATTGCAAATCTGGAAGTCACTGGAGAATCGGGCGCGGGGCTGGTCAAAATCACCATTAACGGCGCGCATAACTGCCGCCGGGTGGAGATCGATCCCAGCCTGTTGGAAGACGACAAAGACATGCTGGAAGATCTGATCGCCGCCGCATTCAATGACGCCGCCCGTCGTATTGCTGAAACGCAGAAAGAAAAGATGGCGTCGGTTTCCAGCGGTATGCAGCTGCCGCCGGGCTTTAAGATGCCGTTCTGA
- the dnaX gene encoding DNA polymerase III subunit gamma/tau, which produces MSYQVLARKWRPQTFADVVGQEHVLTALANGLSLGRIHHAYLFSGTRGVGKTTIARLLAKGLNCEQGVTATPCGQCDNCREIEQGRFVDLIEIDAASRTKVEDTRDLLDNVQYAPARGRFKVYLIDEVHMLSRHSFNALLKTLEEPPPHVKFLLATTDPQKLPVTILSRCLQFHLKALDVEQIRAHLEKVLQAEHLASEPRALQLLARAADGSLRDALSLADQAIAMGQGQVTTESVSQMLGTLDDEQPLAIIEALVKADGARVMALLDQAAARGIDWESLLVETLTLLHRIAMVQLLPTALSNDYAAVESRLRDLARLLPPADVQLYYQTLLIGRKELAYAPDRRMGVEMTLLRALAFHPKQIIEAPVSHASSQPPAPSHAAPQSAPASSAQPSRPVPPPRQSSTGGHGHIPPYPTEPPASFDESDGFEPPGPEQSAEPPQADGGLSDTTSQLLQARSQLLRKQGATPPKKAEPAASNKARPGNSALERLASVTERGLQRKNEKDSVSAAAKKKPEAYRWRAQNVVEDVKADVATPKALRSALEHEKTPELAARLAEESLERDEWAAEINRLSLPKLVQQLALNAFKECPQAGKIHLHLRSSQRHLNSPAAQKTLTEALAAHYGQPIELLVTEDDNPAVLTPLEWRQAIYEEKLAQARQSIMSDNTIQTLRRFFDAELDEESIRPV; this is translated from the coding sequence ATGAGCTATCAGGTTCTTGCCCGTAAGTGGCGTCCCCAAACCTTTGCTGATGTGGTTGGTCAGGAACATGTACTGACCGCATTAGCCAATGGCCTTTCTCTAGGCAGAATCCATCACGCCTATTTGTTTTCCGGTACGCGCGGCGTAGGGAAAACCACCATCGCCCGTTTGCTGGCAAAAGGCCTCAACTGTGAACAGGGCGTGACGGCAACGCCCTGCGGACAGTGCGATAACTGCCGTGAAATTGAGCAAGGCCGTTTTGTTGATTTGATTGAAATTGATGCGGCTTCCCGTACCAAAGTTGAGGATACGCGCGACCTGCTGGATAACGTTCAGTACGCCCCGGCGCGCGGGCGTTTCAAAGTGTACCTGATCGATGAAGTGCACATGTTGTCGCGTCACAGCTTTAATGCGCTGCTGAAAACGCTGGAAGAGCCGCCGCCGCACGTAAAATTCCTGCTGGCGACCACCGATCCGCAAAAGCTGCCGGTGACGATTCTGTCGCGCTGTCTGCAATTCCATCTTAAGGCGCTGGATGTCGAGCAGATCCGGGCGCACTTAGAGAAGGTGTTGCAGGCGGAGCATCTGGCGAGCGAGCCTCGGGCGCTGCAACTGCTGGCCCGCGCCGCCGACGGCAGCCTGCGCGATGCCTTGAGCCTCGCCGACCAGGCCATCGCCATGGGGCAGGGACAGGTGACGACGGAATCGGTCAGCCAGATGTTGGGAACGCTGGATGACGAACAACCGCTGGCGATCATCGAAGCGTTGGTGAAAGCCGACGGCGCGCGCGTTATGGCCTTGCTCGATCAAGCTGCGGCGCGCGGCATTGACTGGGAGTCGCTGCTGGTTGAAACCCTGACGTTGTTGCACCGCATCGCGATGGTTCAGCTATTGCCCACGGCGCTAAGTAATGACTATGCGGCGGTAGAGTCCCGTTTACGGGATCTGGCGCGGCTCTTACCGCCTGCGGATGTGCAGCTTTATTACCAGACGCTGCTGATAGGCCGTAAAGAGCTGGCTTATGCGCCGGATCGCCGGATGGGGGTAGAGATGACGTTATTGCGCGCGCTGGCTTTCCATCCTAAGCAGATTATTGAAGCGCCGGTGTCGCACGCATCCAGCCAGCCTCCGGCGCCTTCGCATGCGGCGCCGCAGTCTGCGCCGGCGTCTTCGGCTCAGCCGTCAAGACCGGTTCCGCCGCCGCGGCAATCCAGTACCGGCGGGCATGGACATATTCCCCCTTATCCGACTGAGCCGCCGGCGTCATTCGACGAATCCGACGGTTTTGAACCACCGGGGCCGGAACAGAGCGCGGAGCCGCCGCAGGCGGATGGCGGACTTTCGGATACTACGTCGCAGCTTTTACAAGCGCGTAGTCAGCTATTGCGAAAGCAGGGGGCAACCCCGCCAAAAAAAGCTGAACCGGCAGCGTCGAATAAAGCGCGGCCGGGAAACTCAGCGCTTGAACGGTTAGCCTCGGTGACTGAGCGCGGTTTACAGCGGAAAAACGAGAAAGACAGCGTTTCCGCGGCGGCCAAAAAGAAACCGGAAGCCTATCGCTGGCGGGCGCAGAACGTCGTGGAGGATGTCAAAGCCGACGTCGCCACGCCAAAGGCGCTGCGTTCGGCGTTAGAGCATGAAAAAACGCCCGAACTGGCGGCCCGGTTGGCGGAAGAGTCGCTGGAGCGCGATGAGTGGGCGGCGGAAATTAATCGCCTGTCGTTACCAAAACTGGTACAACAACTGGCGTTAAATGCATTCAAGGAATGCCCGCAAGCCGGTAAAATACACCTGCATCTGCGTTCTTCCCAGCGCCACCTCAATTCACCGGCGGCGCAGAAAACCCTGACAGAAGCTTTAGCGGCGCATTACGGCCAGCCTATCGAACTGTTGGTGACGGAAGACGATAATCCGGCAGTACTGACCCCGCTGGAGTGGCGTCAGGCTATTTATGAAGAAAAGCTGGCGCAGGCGCGCCAGTCGATTATGTCCGATAATACTATTCAAACGCTGCGGCGTTTCTTTGATGCGGAACTGGACGAAGAAAGTATCCGCCCTGTTTAA
- the apt gene encoding adenine phosphoribosyltransferase: MTSTAQQSELIKNSIKSIPDYPKPGILFRDVTGLLENPTAYAASIEMLANRYRNRGISKVVGTEARGFLFGAPVALALGVGFVPVRKPGKLPRPTISESYELEYGTDSLEIHKDGIGANDNVLVIDDLLATGGTVEATIKLIRRLGGTVTDAAFVINLFDLGGVQRLEAMGVTCYSLVDFPGH; encoded by the coding sequence ATGACCTCAACTGCGCAGCAGTCAGAATTGATTAAAAACAGTATCAAAAGCATTCCCGATTATCCGAAGCCGGGCATACTGTTCCGTGATGTTACAGGCCTGCTGGAAAACCCGACGGCTTATGCCGCCAGTATTGAGATGCTGGCAAACCGTTATCGCAATCGCGGGATCAGCAAAGTCGTAGGGACTGAAGCCCGCGGCTTTCTGTTCGGTGCGCCGGTCGCGTTGGCGTTGGGCGTCGGATTTGTGCCGGTTCGTAAACCGGGAAAACTACCGCGTCCGACCATCAGCGAAAGCTATGAACTGGAATATGGCACGGATTCTCTGGAAATTCACAAGGATGGAATCGGCGCGAATGACAACGTTCTGGTGATAGACGATCTGCTGGCGACCGGCGGGACGGTTGAAGCCACGATAAAACTGATTCGTCGTTTAGGCGGGACGGTAACCGATGCCGCGTTTGTGATCAATCTGTTCGATCTGGGAGGCGTGCAGCGGCTGGAAGCCATGGGCGTGACCTGCTATAGCCTGGTTGACTTCCCCGGACATTAA
- a CDS encoding DUF454 family protein — protein sequence MYRALLIVMGWVAVVLATLGVVLPLLPTTPFLLLAAWCFARSSPRFHHWLLYRSWFGGYLRHWQQHRALPPGAKWKAVVVILLTFALSLWLVKIGWVRVLLLVIMAILLTFMLRLPVVDSEQQKISRKN from the coding sequence ATGTATCGCGCGTTGCTGATTGTAATGGGGTGGGTGGCCGTCGTTCTGGCAACGTTAGGCGTAGTGTTGCCTTTGTTGCCGACCACGCCGTTTTTATTATTGGCGGCCTGGTGTTTTGCCCGTTCGTCGCCGCGTTTCCACCACTGGCTGCTATACCGCTCCTGGTTTGGGGGATATTTACGTCACTGGCAGCAACATCGGGCGTTGCCTCCGGGAGCAAAATGGAAAGCGGTTGTCGTTATTTTGCTGACGTTTGCGCTTTCGCTCTGGCTGGTTAAGATTGGTTGGGTAAGGGTGCTATTGTTGGTGATTATGGCGATCTTACTGACCTTTATGCTTCGTCTGCCGGTTGTCGATTCGGAGCAACAAAAAATTTCCAGAAAAAATTGA
- the priC gene encoding primosomal replication protein PriC, producing MNTHKLLLALEQQIDSLAKEIEPLADKSVPQSRFDRQLFSCYGTRLKDYFNEVTLNFQSIRQLVAEQRTERVAFMAEKLVRQITALQRELATQSLRRQESPAQKPPQDLYHKLAEHQDYERRLLSMIHDRESLLGSQTQFSEQQRLQKELAALEGRLMRCRQALTRLERLIERKEQGL from the coding sequence GTGAATACTCACAAATTGCTGCTCGCGCTTGAACAACAAATTGATTCGCTGGCAAAAGAGATCGAACCGTTGGCGGATAAATCCGTTCCGCAGTCGCGTTTCGATCGGCAACTGTTTAGCTGCTATGGCACGCGCCTAAAAGATTATTTCAATGAAGTGACCCTGAATTTCCAGTCCATCAGGCAGTTGGTAGCCGAGCAGCGCACTGAGCGCGTCGCATTCATGGCTGAAAAGCTGGTAAGGCAAATCACGGCGCTACAGCGTGAACTGGCGACCCAATCCTTACGGCGACAGGAGAGCCCGGCGCAAAAACCGCCGCAGGATCTGTATCATAAGCTGGCCGAGCATCAGGATTATGAAAGACGCCTGCTGTCGATGATCCATGACCGGGAAAGCCTGCTGGGCAGCCAAACGCAATTCAGCGAGCAACAACGCCTGCAAAAAGAATTAGCGGCCCTTGAAGGACGGTTAATGCGCTGTCGTCAGGCATTAACGAGACTGGAACGGCTCATTGAACGCAAGGAACAAGGGCTGTAG
- the rsmS gene encoding pleiotropic regulatory protein RsmS, with protein MSLENAPPEIKLAVDLIMLLEDNQIEPQVVLAALEIVRQDFQKKAQEEPSGEKK; from the coding sequence ATGTCCCTGGAAAATGCGCCGCCTGAAATCAAACTGGCGGTCGATCTCATTATGTTGCTGGAAGATAACCAGATAGAACCGCAGGTCGTGTTGGCCGCGCTGGAAATTGTGCGCCAGGATTTTCAGAAAAAAGCGCAGGAAGAACCCTCAGGAGAGAAGAAATAG
- the acrR gene encoding multidrug efflux transporter transcriptional repressor AcrR has product MARKTKQQAQETRQQILDAALRVFSEHGVSATSLADIAMTAGVTRGAIYWHFKNKAELFNEIWAQAELKLNKFEIEYQTKFPDNPLHVMREILIYMLRLTVSDCQWRSMMEIVFHKCEFVGEMLPSFNVRKAFYLDCYSDIEAYLIRCIRMGLLPEDIQPRRAAIALRAYFSGLMENWLFMPESFDLNQDAPELVDSFIDMLRFSNTLRQPD; this is encoded by the coding sequence ATGGCACGAAAAACCAAACAACAAGCTCAGGAAACCCGGCAACAGATACTGGATGCAGCATTGAGAGTCTTCTCAGAGCATGGCGTGTCCGCTACATCGCTGGCTGATATCGCCATGACCGCAGGGGTGACCCGCGGCGCTATTTACTGGCATTTTAAAAACAAAGCTGAACTATTTAACGAAATATGGGCTCAGGCTGAGTTAAAGCTCAATAAGTTTGAAATAGAGTATCAGACAAAATTTCCTGATAATCCACTCCATGTTATGCGTGAAATATTGATTTATATGCTGCGTTTAACAGTAAGTGACTGTCAGTGGCGTTCGATGATGGAAATCGTCTTTCATAAATGCGAGTTTGTTGGCGAAATGTTGCCATCTTTTAACGTCCGTAAAGCGTTTTACCTCGATTGTTATTCCGATATCGAAGCTTATTTAATACGCTGTATTCGCATGGGATTGCTGCCAGAGGATATTCAGCCCCGCCGGGCGGCCATTGCGTTGCGCGCCTATTTTTCCGGCCTGATGGAAAATTGGCTATTTATGCCGGAAAGTTTCGATCTTAATCAGGATGCCCCTGAATTGGTTGATTCTTTTATTGATATGCTGCGTTTTAGCAACACATTACGTCAGCCGGACTAA